The Methanolacinia petrolearia DSM 11571 genome has a segment encoding these proteins:
- a CDS encoding class II glutamine amidotransferase: MCGIISVIDRLGNSMDGEAIKKALSLMDERGSGEGAGYAVYGAYPDFADYYALHVFYDNLVEPKVAVEELLEKWGKIEHSEEIPTYSSGRMLKKHIPWRYFFKPDTSLFANSESQEEDIIISLIIKINTMINGALVYSSGKNIGVFKASGWPEEVADFYRIQDYEGYLWLAHNRYPTNTSGWWGGAHPFNLLDWSVIHNGEITSYGTNKRYLESFGYKCTMLTDTEVVAYLADLLGRRHELPPEMMVKALAPPFWDEIDEMPEKDRNLYTAMRMAYGPAMMNGPFAIVVARPDYIAGFTDRIKLRPMVAAEAEDRLYISSEEAAIRVMEPNLENIWMPDAGEPVIGRLRR; encoded by the coding sequence ATGTGTGGAATAATCAGTGTCATCGATCGTCTCGGAAACAGCATGGACGGAGAGGCGATAAAAAAGGCATTATCATTAATGGATGAAAGGGGGAGCGGAGAAGGAGCAGGCTATGCTGTCTACGGAGCATATCCCGATTTTGCAGACTACTATGCACTTCACGTATTCTATGACAACCTTGTCGAACCCAAAGTTGCGGTAGAGGAACTCCTGGAAAAATGGGGAAAAATAGAACACTCAGAAGAAATTCCGACATACAGCAGTGGCAGGATGCTGAAAAAACATATTCCCTGGAGATACTTTTTCAAACCAGACACTTCACTCTTTGCCAACAGTGAATCACAGGAAGAAGACATTATCATCAGCCTCATAATAAAGATAAATACCATGATAAACGGGGCTCTTGTCTACTCTTCCGGTAAAAACATAGGTGTGTTCAAAGCCTCAGGATGGCCGGAAGAGGTCGCTGACTTCTACAGGATCCAGGATTATGAGGGATATCTCTGGCTTGCACACAACCGCTACCCGACCAACACATCCGGATGGTGGGGTGGTGCGCATCCGTTCAACCTACTGGACTGGAGCGTTATACACAACGGAGAGATCACATCTTACGGAACAAACAAGAGATACCTGGAGAGCTTCGGCTACAAATGCACGATGCTTACCGATACCGAAGTAGTCGCATATCTTGCAGATCTTCTGGGACGAAGACATGAACTCCCACCGGAGATGATGGTTAAAGCTCTCGCACCCCCTTTCTGGGACGAAATCGACGAAATGCCCGAGAAAGACAGGAACCTCTATACCGCAATGAGAATGGCATACGGTCCTGCGATGATGAACGGTCCGTTTGCAATTGTCGTCGCCAGGCCTGATTACATCGCGGGATTCACAGACCGGATTAAACTCAGGCCCATGGTGGCCGCAGAAGCAGAAGATCGCCTCTATATCTCAAGCGAAGAAGCTGCTATCAGGGTTATGGAGCCAAATCTTGAAAATATCTGGATGCCGGACGCAGGAGAACCAGTTATAGGGAGGCTTCGCAGATGA
- a CDS encoding IS5 family transposase has protein sequence MSENWYINFVKTSLEVIDNSHVPLRSSKFSKKKYTQHQLLTLIILKEKIGKDYRDFIELLPNLTTITDILQLEQIPHYTTLQKFLSRIPSLTFRIILKNVIRRLHQKGNQIRITSIDSTGFTSSYASYYYSKRINKTRKSFIKASIAVDSDKLIIMGWKFSKVPVHDSQHAKSLINQVSRITKTDCFTMDKGYDSEKIHQYIRDVIGAESIIPVRKWNGNIYSGKYRKEMIENFNQEKYGQRNMVETVFSVIKRKYKENVRSRKYFNQIKEIKIRMLIHNMTL, from the coding sequence ATGTCTGAAAACTGGTACATCAACTTTGTGAAAACATCCCTTGAAGTAATAGATAATTCACATGTACCCCTTCGATCCTCTAAGTTTTCAAAAAAGAAATATACTCAGCACCAACTTCTAACATTAATCATATTAAAAGAAAAGATAGGTAAAGATTATCGAGATTTTATAGAATTACTCCCTAATTTAACAACGATTACCGATATTCTTCAATTAGAACAAATACCTCATTATACAACTCTTCAAAAATTTCTTTCAAGAATTCCTTCACTCACATTTCGTATAATCCTAAAAAATGTGATTAGAAGATTACACCAGAAGGGTAATCAAATCAGGATTACATCGATAGATTCTACTGGATTTACCAGTTCATATGCAAGTTATTACTATTCAAAAAGAATCAATAAAACTCGTAAAAGTTTTATTAAGGCTTCAATTGCTGTTGATTCTGATAAATTAATTATTATGGGATGGAAATTTTCGAAGGTACCGGTACATGACTCTCAACATGCAAAATCTCTCATTAACCAAGTCAGCAGAATAACAAAAACTGATTGCTTCACGATGGATAAAGGATATGATTCTGAAAAGATTCATCAATATATCAGAGATGTTATTGGAGCTGAATCAATAATTCCTGTTAGGAAATGGAATGGAAATATCTACTCTGGAAAGTACAGGAAGGAAATGATTGAGAATTTCAATCAGGAAAAATACGGGCAGAGAAATATGGTGGAGACTGTATTTTCAGTAATTAAAAGGAAATACAAAGAGAATGTCAGATCGAGGAAATATTTCAACCAGATAAAAGAGATCAAAATCAGAATGCTAATCCACAATATGACTCTCTAA
- a CDS encoding ammonium transporter, producing the protein MIDSGDTAFIIICTAMVMLMTPGVGLFYGGMVRNKSVISMIALAFVAFAVVSIQWVLFGYSLAFGPDIGGFIGGLDHFALNGVGLDGDGIPDILFMVFQLVFAGLTLAILTSGMAERVKLGAFIVFGLLWTTLVYDPLAHWAWGGGWASQLGALDFAGGTVVHISSGFGALAAALIIGKRLGFGQETMKPANIPLTLLGGALLWFGWFGFNAGSELAADGIAANAFVVTNIAAATGALTWMFASWYHGKPSSLGMISGAIAGLVAITPAAGFVNVMGAIAIGLVAGLLCYGALLFRVKKGLDESLDAWAIHGVGGFWGALATGIFCVATIGGVDGLIYGNPEQFGIQLLDAVVAMVYAFVVTYVIALVVEKTIGLRVPEDEEYVGTDIAQFGESLL; encoded by the coding sequence ATGATTGACAGTGGAGATACGGCGTTTATAATTATCTGTACGGCAATGGTCATGTTGATGACTCCTGGTGTCGGGCTGTTCTATGGAGGAATGGTTCGCAACAAGAGTGTTATATCAATGATCGCACTGGCATTTGTTGCCTTTGCCGTTGTTAGTATTCAGTGGGTGCTCTTCGGGTACTCTCTTGCATTCGGACCTGATATCGGTGGATTCATCGGTGGTCTTGATCACTTTGCACTTAATGGTGTAGGTCTTGATGGTGATGGAATACCTGACATCCTATTCATGGTCTTCCAGTTGGTGTTTGCAGGCCTGACACTTGCAATCCTTACATCCGGAATGGCTGAAAGGGTGAAACTCGGTGCATTTATTGTCTTTGGACTCCTATGGACTACGCTGGTGTACGATCCCCTTGCACACTGGGCCTGGGGTGGAGGCTGGGCTTCACAGCTTGGTGCACTCGATTTCGCAGGCGGAACCGTAGTTCACATCAGTTCAGGTTTCGGTGCCCTTGCTGCAGCACTTATAATCGGTAAGCGTCTTGGATTCGGCCAGGAAACTATGAAGCCGGCAAACATTCCGCTGACGCTTCTGGGCGGTGCTCTGCTATGGTTCGGCTGGTTCGGATTCAACGCAGGCAGTGAACTTGCAGCTGACGGGATTGCAGCAAATGCGTTTGTTGTAACAAACATTGCAGCGGCGACCGGTGCATTGACGTGGATGTTTGCATCCTGGTATCATGGAAAACCCAGCTCACTGGGAATGATCTCGGGAGCAATCGCAGGCCTTGTAGCAATAACACCTGCCGCAGGATTCGTTAATGTGATGGGAGCGATCGCAATAGGTCTTGTTGCCGGATTGCTTTGTTACGGTGCACTTCTGTTCCGTGTCAAGAAGGGACTCGATGAATCGCTTGATGCATGGGCAATCCATGGTGTAGGCGGTTTCTGGGGTGCACTTGCAACAGGTATCTTCTGTGTTGCAACAATAGGAGGGGTGGACGGACTGATCTACGGAAATCCGGAACAGTTTGGAATACAGCTGCTTGACGCAGTGGTTGCAATGGTCTACGCGTTTGTAGTAACATATGTAATTGCCCTGGTTGTCGAGAAGACAATTGGTCTTCGCGTACCTGAAGATGAAGAATATGTGGGCACTGACATTGCCCAGTTTGGAGAATCACTACTGTAA
- a CDS encoding P-II family nitrogen regulator, protein MKKVEAIIRPERLDKVSEALLESGFHAMTVTEVRGRGKQKGIALQFRGKEIMVDMIPKVKIEIVLEDELVDKVIDIIRTNAQTGKNGDGKVFVYDIEKSIGVRAE, encoded by the coding sequence ATGAAGAAGGTTGAAGCAATAATTCGTCCGGAAAGACTTGACAAGGTATCAGAAGCACTTCTTGAGAGTGGATTTCATGCAATGACTGTGACTGAAGTGAGAGGGCGTGGCAAGCAGAAGGGAATTGCTCTCCAGTTCAGGGGAAAGGAGATCATGGTCGACATGATCCCCAAGGTCAAGATAGAAATCGTTCTTGAGGATGAATTGGTTGACAAGGTTATAGATATAATTCGTACAAATGCCCAGACGGGAAAGAACGGGGACGGCAAGGTCTTCGTTTATGATATCGAGAAGTCTATCGGTGTAAGGGCCGAATAA
- a CDS encoding ammonium transporter, which yields MEINEIMINSSFILICTAMVMLMTPAVGIFYGGLVRKKNLISMLMLSFISFALVTVQWIFFGYSLAFGPDIAGFIGGLDYVFLNGVGMDGEPIPDLLFMVFQLVFAAITLAIITSAVAERVKLSAFIIFGLLWTTLIYDPLAHWMWGGGWASQIGALDFAGGIVVHIGAGFGALALALAVGSRFGYGDHNMEPHNIPLTLLGGALLWFGWFGFNAGSALGVNEVAINAFIVTNISASCGALSWLAAAWIKGKPSSMGMISGAIAGLGAITPAAGFVGPMAAVCIGIVAGLVCYGAMLLRLKKNWDESLDAWAIHGVGGLWGTIALGIFAIPAIGGVAGIFSGNFGLIQVQIIAAVAAVVYAFAGTFALAKIVDSFIGLRVSEDEEYVGLDIAQHGETIYP from the coding sequence ATGGAAATTAATGAAATAATGATAAATTCTTCTTTTATTCTCATATGCACTGCAATGGTCATGCTGATGACGCCCGCTGTGGGAATTTTTTACGGTGGTTTGGTCAGGAAAAAAAACCTGATCTCTATGTTGATGCTTTCTTTCATATCCTTTGCACTTGTTACGGTGCAATGGATATTTTTCGGTTATTCCCTGGCATTTGGTCCGGATATCGCCGGTTTTATAGGCGGACTGGATTATGTATTCCTCAACGGTGTTGGTATGGACGGAGAACCTATTCCCGATCTGTTGTTTATGGTATTTCAGCTGGTCTTTGCTGCCATAACACTTGCAATTATTACTTCTGCTGTAGCTGAAAGGGTAAAACTGAGTGCCTTTATTATATTCGGATTGTTGTGGACTACCCTGATATATGATCCGCTTGCACACTGGATGTGGGGCGGGGGCTGGGCGTCACAGATTGGAGCCCTTGATTTCGCCGGAGGAATTGTTGTTCATATCGGTGCAGGCTTCGGGGCACTGGCTCTTGCACTTGCAGTCGGATCAAGGTTCGGATACGGCGATCACAACATGGAGCCCCACAATATTCCTTTGACACTTCTCGGCGGTGCACTTCTCTGGTTCGGCTGGTTCGGGTTCAACGCCGGAAGCGCTCTCGGAGTGAATGAAGTCGCTATAAATGCATTCATCGTAACCAATATCTCTGCATCATGCGGAGCTTTGTCATGGCTTGCAGCTGCCTGGATAAAGGGCAAACCAAGTTCTATGGGTATGATCTCCGGGGCAATTGCAGGTCTCGGGGCAATCACGCCTGCGGCAGGTTTTGTAGGACCGATGGCTGCGGTATGCATAGGAATCGTAGCAGGTCTTGTGTGTTACGGTGCGATGCTGTTAAGGCTTAAGAAAAACTGGGATGAGTCACTTGATGCCTGGGCTATACACGGAGTTGGTGGTCTCTGGGGTACAATTGCGCTGGGTATATTTGCAATTCCTGCAATTGGCGGTGTGGCAGGAATATTTTCAGGAAATTTCGGTCTAATTCAGGTACAGATCATTGCTGCAGTTGCTGCAGTCGTATATGCATTTGCCGGTACGTTCGCCCTTGCAAAAATTGTGGATTCTTTTATCGGTCTCAGGGTATCTGAAGATGAAGAATACGTGGGCCTTGATATAGCCCAGCACGGTGAGACTATATATCCATAA
- a CDS encoding TIGR01458 family HAD-type hydrolase produces the protein MGEIKGVLLDIDGVLYTGDEPIPGASDAIGFLKDSKIPFRCISNTTRKSKKSISEKLGSYGFDIPVEHIFTPASVVVSILKENNVKNCFLLTWGDVRQDILKEGITESIPDAGAVIVGDAGDNFDYSSMNQAFRLINEGAEFYALEKDRYWMDSDGLSLSAGPFVLGLEYATGRSAILVGKPSPSFFTKALESMNVTASGAIMVGDDINSDVGGAQNIGVRGMLVRTGKFSEERLKKSEIIPYRIIDSIGVLPEIIGNSN, from the coding sequence ATGGGTGAGATAAAGGGAGTTCTCCTTGACATAGACGGGGTCCTTTATACCGGGGACGAACCGATCCCCGGAGCTTCTGATGCAATCGGGTTTTTGAAAGATAGCAAAATCCCTTTCAGGTGCATCTCGAACACCACGAGAAAATCAAAGAAATCTATCTCTGAAAAACTGGGAAGTTATGGCTTTGATATTCCGGTGGAGCATATATTTACTCCGGCCTCTGTCGTTGTTTCGATATTGAAGGAAAACAATGTGAAGAATTGTTTTTTGCTTACATGGGGTGATGTACGGCAGGATATCCTGAAAGAAGGTATAACAGAGAGTATACCTGATGCCGGTGCGGTTATTGTTGGAGACGCGGGTGATAATTTTGATTACTCCTCCATGAATCAGGCATTCAGGCTGATTAATGAAGGTGCTGAATTTTATGCCCTTGAAAAAGACAGGTACTGGATGGACAGTGACGGTCTGTCATTATCCGCAGGTCCGTTTGTCCTCGGGCTTGAATACGCCACAGGCAGATCTGCCATTCTTGTAGGGAAACCCTCCCCCTCGTTCTTCACAAAGGCTCTTGAGTCCATGAACGTCACGGCCTCTGGGGCGATCATGGTTGGTGACGATATCAACAGCGATGTGGGCGGGGCTCAGAATATCGGTGTCAGGGGTATGCTTGTCAGAACCGGGAAGTTCAGCGAGGAAAGGCTGAAAAAATCAGAAATTATCCCTTACAGGATTATCGATTCAATTGGTGTTCTCCCGGAGATTATCGGGAACAGTAATTAA
- a CDS encoding glutamine amidotransferase-related protein, which translates to MILIIDLCWKEDSLSKPEFVDPIVDIVKSSGEQFRIVHHLSKDLKFQEKFNGIILCGTALNDNEFRKNEHLFSIIKETKLPVLGICAGMQAVALAYGAKLAESYETGMNGIRIIKEDEVLGEQRTIQAYKLHGMRMVPGENFIVLAESDKGQEAVRHSVMPVWGVLFHPEVRNEWVVRNFINYCSR; encoded by the coding sequence ATGATACTGATAATCGATCTCTGCTGGAAGGAGGATTCATTATCGAAACCTGAATTCGTCGATCCTATTGTAGATATTGTAAAGTCATCGGGAGAGCAGTTCAGGATCGTCCACCATCTCTCAAAAGATCTTAAATTTCAGGAAAAATTCAACGGGATAATACTTTGCGGGACAGCTTTAAATGATAATGAATTCAGGAAAAATGAACATCTTTTTAGTATTATTAAGGAGACCAAACTGCCGGTCCTGGGAATTTGTGCGGGAATGCAGGCCGTTGCACTTGCATACGGAGCAAAACTTGCGGAGTCATATGAAACCGGCATGAACGGGATAAGAATAATTAAAGAAGATGAAGTTCTGGGAGAGCAAAGAACGATTCAGGCCTATAAACTTCACGGGATGAGAATGGTTCCCGGTGAAAATTTCATAGTGCTTGCAGAATCGGACAAAGGCCAGGAGGCCGTGCGTCATTCTGTCATGCCGGTGTGGGGAGTTCTCTTTCATCCAGAGGTAAGAAATGAATGGGTCGTCAGGAATTTCATTAATTACTGTTCCCGATAA
- a CDS encoding diphthine--ammonia ligase yields MKLGVLFSGGKDSAFACYMAMQHEEVACLISIISENDHSYMFHTPNVNLSTLQAEAAGIPQILIDTPGEEEVELEDLKRGIEEAVDRFGIGGIVTGAVMSVYQAARIQRICHDLDICCFSPLWYTNQEEYMQKITSSGFNVIIAGVFSYPFDERWLGREIDREMIDELKILSEKYAITLSGEGGEYESFVLDAPFFSKRIVIDESESFCRNYNGRFIIKKAHLEDK; encoded by the coding sequence ATGAAACTCGGCGTTCTGTTCTCCGGAGGGAAGGATTCGGCGTTTGCCTGTTATATGGCGATGCAGCACGAGGAGGTCGCATGCCTGATCTCGATTATCTCGGAAAACGATCACAGCTACATGTTTCATACGCCGAATGTGAATCTTTCAACCCTTCAGGCAGAGGCCGCAGGCATCCCGCAGATACTGATCGATACCCCGGGAGAAGAAGAGGTCGAACTGGAGGACCTGAAGAGAGGGATCGAAGAAGCTGTTGACAGATTCGGCATCGGAGGAATTGTCACCGGGGCGGTCATGTCCGTATACCAGGCTGCAAGGATACAGCGGATCTGCCACGATCTCGATATCTGCTGCTTCTCACCCCTCTGGTATACAAACCAGGAAGAGTACATGCAGAAGATCACATCTTCCGGGTTTAATGTCATCATCGCAGGGGTTTTTTCGTATCCGTTCGATGAAAGATGGCTGGGAAGAGAGATCGACAGGGAAATGATAGACGAATTAAAGATCCTCTCTGAAAAATATGCGATTACTCTCTCGGGCGAAGGCGGAGAATATGAATCGTTTGTCCTTGATGCCCCGTTCTTTTCCAAGCGAATAGTTATTGACGAATCAGAATCATTCTGCAGAAATTACAACGGGCGCTTTATCATAAAGAAAGCTCACCTGGAGGATAAATGA
- the budA gene encoding acetolactate decarboxylase, with amino-acid sequence MRKEHLLGFGAAIAIVFFVYAALASVMPAETEITDTVYQSAPFEWLSKGNYNGTISYAEILEHGDTGLGTFDKLDGEMILIDGFAYRVANDGTVHAVTGEMTTPFAEITYFNPDLVVKIDHPMNYSEIKDYISEILPSDATISTIRLDGLFSETLTRSVPAQDYPYRPLEEVISDEQTTFPNSNVKGTAIGFYHPEYMTGVNAEGFHLHFISEDRNYGGHLLDLTMESGTIAIDSEDSYTMMNPWAKDE; translated from the coding sequence ATGAGAAAAGAGCATCTTCTGGGTTTTGGAGCCGCAATCGCGATAGTATTTTTCGTATATGCGGCATTAGCATCTGTAATGCCTGCTGAAACGGAGATCACCGACACAGTATACCAGTCGGCTCCTTTTGAATGGCTATCCAAAGGAAATTACAACGGAACGATATCATATGCAGAGATCCTGGAACATGGTGATACAGGACTAGGAACCTTCGACAAACTTGACGGCGAGATGATACTTATCGACGGATTCGCCTATCGCGTTGCAAACGACGGAACAGTACACGCCGTCACCGGCGAAATGACAACTCCTTTCGCAGAGATAACATATTTCAATCCCGATTTGGTTGTGAAGATAGATCATCCCATGAATTATTCGGAGATCAAGGACTACATCAGTGAAATACTGCCCTCGGATGCTACGATCAGCACCATCAGGCTCGACGGTCTGTTCAGCGAGACCCTGACAAGAAGTGTTCCTGCACAGGATTATCCTTACAGACCGCTTGAAGAAGTAATCTCTGATGAACAGACGACATTTCCAAATTCAAATGTCAAAGGGACTGCTATAGGCTTTTATCATCCCGAATACATGACCGGAGTTAATGCGGAAGGATTTCACCTGCATTTCATAAGCGAAGACAGGAATTATGGTGGTCATCTCCTTGATCTCACGATGGAATCGGGAACAATAGCAATTGATTCGGAAGACTCATACACAATGATGAACCCGTGGGCAAAAGATGAATAA
- a CDS encoding YgiQ family radical SAM protein, translated as MFLPTSRHEMQKQGIEQCDVVIVTPDAYVDHPSFAMAILGRFLEKQGYKVGILSQPDWKNPESFLELGVPRIAFAVSGGQADSMVINYTAKKIPRKEDRFCEDGNPYFSKKGEGKKYRIRPDRTVAVYCNQIKTACRDVPIIIGGIEASLRRIAHYDFWSDKIRRTVLLDSKADILIYGMGEYPLLETVQNLENGIPPEMIRVPNTAIICRKSGNYENVENAVILPSFKEVEDSKDKFAEAWRLFEKNDDRNVLIQKYDTRYYVQQPKRQATQEELDYIYDLRFERRPHPKYQRIPAFDMIETSVTSHRGCFGDCSFCAISAHQGKEIVSRSRDSILKEIKAISGMKNFRGTITDIGGPTANMYGSKCASGGCITHDCLKSGEGCKNLVPGTKEYLSILDEALKIRNVKRIQINSGIRYEQCILNDSAIESILGKYISGRMKIAPESGSDKVLKLMNKPSTKIFEGFYKRFTGIRKKSGLKCILTPYLITGHPGEGEKEILETSEFLKRFGLSGAQSQIFTPTPMTRSTAMYYLGYDPVTGQKTESEKDRKKLEKRKTYLLNRS; from the coding sequence ATGTTTCTTCCGACCTCCAGACATGAGATGCAGAAACAGGGGATCGAACAGTGCGACGTCGTCATTGTGACTCCTGACGCATATGTTGATCATCCCTCTTTTGCAATGGCTATTCTCGGCAGATTCTTAGAAAAACAAGGATATAAAGTAGGAATCCTCTCGCAACCGGACTGGAAGAACCCTGAGAGTTTTCTCGAACTGGGTGTCCCCAGGATAGCATTCGCTGTCTCCGGAGGACAGGCCGACTCCATGGTCATAAACTATACCGCAAAAAAGATCCCACGAAAGGAAGACCGGTTCTGTGAAGACGGAAATCCTTATTTTTCCAAAAAAGGGGAAGGAAAAAAATACAGGATCAGACCTGACCGGACAGTAGCAGTATACTGCAACCAGATTAAAACCGCATGCAGGGACGTCCCGATAATAATCGGGGGAATCGAGGCATCCCTCAGGAGAATTGCTCATTATGATTTCTGGTCAGATAAGATCCGGAGAACCGTACTTCTCGATTCAAAGGCAGACATCCTCATCTACGGAATGGGGGAGTATCCTCTTCTTGAAACTGTACAAAATCTCGAAAACGGGATCCCCCCGGAAATGATCCGGGTTCCTAATACAGCCATTATATGCAGGAAATCCGGCAATTATGAGAATGTTGAAAACGCCGTTATACTCCCTTCATTCAAAGAGGTCGAAGATTCGAAGGATAAATTCGCAGAGGCATGGAGACTCTTTGAAAAAAATGACGACCGGAATGTCCTGATCCAGAAATACGATACAAGATATTATGTCCAGCAGCCTAAACGACAAGCAACACAGGAAGAGCTTGACTATATCTATGATCTCAGGTTTGAACGAAGGCCTCATCCGAAATACCAGCGAATCCCTGCCTTCGATATGATCGAAACGTCGGTTACATCGCACAGGGGCTGTTTCGGGGACTGCTCGTTCTGTGCAATATCCGCACACCAGGGGAAAGAGATCGTATCAAGAAGCAGGGACTCGATATTGAAAGAGATTAAAGCGATATCCGGAATGAAAAACTTCAGAGGAACCATAACCGATATCGGCGGACCGACAGCCAACATGTACGGATCGAAGTGTGCCTCCGGTGGATGCATAACTCATGACTGCCTCAAATCAGGTGAAGGATGTAAAAATCTTGTTCCCGGAACGAAGGAATACCTGTCGATACTCGACGAAGCCCTGAAAATACGGAACGTCAAACGGATACAGATAAATTCAGGGATCAGGTACGAGCAATGTATTCTCAATGATTCAGCCATCGAATCGATACTCGGAAAATATATCTCGGGAAGGATGAAGATCGCACCAGAATCAGGAAGCGATAAAGTCCTCAAACTTATGAATAAGCCGTCCACGAAAATTTTTGAAGGCTTTTACAAAAGATTTACAGGCATACGGAAAAAATCCGGCCTGAAATGCATACTCACTCCTTATCTCATAACAGGTCACCCGGGAGAAGGAGAGAAGGAAATACTGGAAACCTCGGAGTTCCTTAAAAGATTCGGGCTTTCAGGTGCACAGTCCCAGATCTTCACTCCCACCCCGATGACAAGATCGACGGCCATGTATTATCTCGGGTATGATCCTGTGACAGGTCAAAAGACCGAATCGGAGAAAGACAGAAAGAAACTAGAGAAACGAAAGACATATCTCCTGAACAGGAGCTGA
- a CDS encoding FMN-binding glutamate synthase family protein: MANLKTPNSNEAVHTSNRSRNVVPMSGMCSRCVDGCKGNCDIWLSSFRGREVLYPGPFGEVTAGADKDYPIDYSHLNIHGYAVGAHGLPEGVSADPDTAVFEDVNTETEYGWDIKVPMRVPIFTGALGSTDIARINWEHFAVGAAISGITLVCGENVCGVDPDLKRDNKGKVIESPEMDRRIETYKKFHEGYGEILVQMNVEDTRLGTAEYVSSKHNLETLELKWGQGAKCIGGEIKVRSLSRATELKERGYIVLPDPTRHDIQKAFEDGAIKEFERHSRLGFVTKEGFLEEVDRLRDIGFKRITLKTGAYSMKELAMAIRFSSEAKIDLLTIDGAPGGTGMSPWPMMNEWGIPTFYLQSLAYEFATKLEKKGYRVPDLAIAGGFADEANAFKALCMGAPYFKAVCMGRALMIPGMVGKNIGKWLEKDELPKTVSKYGTKIEEIFVSYQELKEKYDGRIDEIPLGAVGIYTYAQRFRTGMQQIMAGSRNFSLNSISRNDLMALTPEASEVSGIPYVMESYKDEALDILLE, encoded by the coding sequence ATGGCGAATCTAAAGACACCGAATTCAAATGAAGCTGTACACACATCGAACCGTTCAAGAAATGTTGTACCTATGTCGGGCATGTGCTCGAGATGTGTTGACGGATGCAAAGGCAACTGTGACATCTGGCTGTCCTCTTTCAGGGGTCGTGAGGTACTGTACCCGGGACCCTTCGGCGAAGTAACCGCAGGAGCGGATAAAGACTACCCAATCGATTATTCACATCTTAACATACACGGATATGCAGTGGGTGCCCACGGGCTGCCGGAAGGAGTCAGTGCAGATCCTGACACTGCAGTTTTTGAAGATGTCAACACTGAAACCGAATACGGATGGGACATCAAAGTACCGATGAGAGTCCCGATCTTTACGGGTGCACTCGGATCGACCGATATTGCCCGCATAAACTGGGAGCACTTTGCAGTAGGCGCCGCAATATCGGGAATTACACTCGTATGCGGTGAAAACGTATGCGGTGTTGACCCTGATCTTAAACGTGACAACAAGGGCAAGGTTATTGAATCACCCGAAATGGACAGGAGAATCGAGACCTACAAGAAATTCCACGAAGGTTACGGAGAGATCCTTGTCCAGATGAACGTCGAGGACACCAGGCTCGGAACCGCCGAATATGTCTCTAGCAAGCACAACCTTGAAACTCTTGAACTCAAGTGGGGACAGGGAGCAAAGTGCATCGGCGGCGAGATCAAGGTCCGTTCACTATCAAGAGCAACTGAACTCAAAGAGCGTGGATATATAGTTCTTCCCGACCCGACACGCCACGATATCCAGAAGGCCTTTGAGGATGGGGCAATCAAAGAGTTTGAGCGCCACTCCCGCCTTGGATTCGTAACAAAAGAAGGATTCCTCGAAGAAGTCGACCGCCTCCGCGATATCGGTTTCAAGAGAATTACTCTCAAGACCGGCGCATATTCGATGAAGGAACTTGCAATGGCAATCCGCTTTTCATCAGAGGCAAAGATCGATCTCCTCACGATCGACGGCGCACCGGGCGGAACGGGAATGAGCCCATGGCCTATGATGAACGAATGGGGTATTCCGACATTCTACCTCCAGTCGCTTGCTTATGAATTCGCAACCAAACTCGAAAAGAAGGGATACCGCGTACCGGACCTCGCCATAGCCGGCGGATTTGCAGACGAGGCAAACGCTTTCAAGGCCCTCTGCATGGGTGCACCGTACTTCAAGGCAGTCTGCATGGGCCGTGCACTCATGATCCCCGGAATGGTCGGGAAGAATATCGGGAAATGGCTTGAGAAAGATGAACTCCCGAAGACTGTTTCCAAGTACGGCACAAAGATCGAAGAGATCTTCGTCTCTTACCAGGAGCTCAAGGAAAAATACGACGGAAGAATCGACGAGATCCCTCTCGGAGCAGTCGGAATATACACCTATGCACAGCGCTTCAGAACCGGCATGCAGCAGATCATGGCAGGAAGCCGCAACTTCAGCCTGAATTCAATTTCCAGAAACGATCTTATGGCATTAACACCCGAAGCTTCGGAAGTATCTGGAATACCATACGTTATGGAATCATACAAGGACGAAGCTCTCGATATTCTCCTTGAATAA